The Parambassis ranga chromosome 14, fParRan2.1, whole genome shotgun sequence genome includes a window with the following:
- the LOC114446543 gene encoding uncharacterized protein LOC114446543 — protein sequence MLRNLVHWWHPFMPEMTKNWVKECKICTEYNPKPKVKLDMGSFPLPVVPGQEIVIDYTDMVEKHQGYQYLLVAVDSFTGWPEAWPAKKEDSATVIKCLINYYIPQHGFPERIRSDNGSHFKSSDLEKVEQALGLKHRYGTVYHPQSQGKVERMNQNLKQKLAKICAQTKLTWVQALPIALMTVRCSVNAVTQFTPYELLTGRQFPGPAGPLKLKEYEVRYQYKPYFNELKALVSAFASQVKGETESPDGATPHTAEWVLLKVIKRKWSEPRWTGPYQVVERTSHAVRLKGKGDTWIVGEKATKVPSQQGGNAALTRRRRRHVIMKRYTSHFDLSLDSPTYIDAIGVPRGVPDEFKLADQVAAGLCNRLIVSAIEKKDSDFHPPSYQMPLLAAEVPVSGDEEASL from the exons ATGTTGAGGAACTTGGTACACTGGTGGCATCCATTTATGCCAGAGATGACCAAGAACTGGGTAAAAGAGTGCAAGATATGCACAGAGTATAATCCCAAACCCAAAGTGAAGCTAGACATGGGAAGTTTTCCACTTCCAGTTGTCCCTGGACAAGAAATAGTCATTGATTATACAGACATGGTGGAAAAGCACCAGGGATATCAGTATCTCCTGGTGGCAGTAGATTCATTCACAGGGTGGCCAGAAGCGTGGCCTGCAAAGAAGGAGGACAGTGCTACAGTGATAAagtgtttgattaactattacattccacagcatggattcccagagCGGATCAGATCAGAcaatggatctcattttaagagttcagacctggaaaaggtggagcaggctttaggcctaaaacacaGGTATGGTACAGTatatcacccacagtcacagggaaaagtggaaaggatgaatcaaaatttaaaacaaaaattggctaaaatctgtgcacagaccaaattaacatgggttcaagCACTGCCTATTGCTCTAATGACTGTCAGATGTTCTGTTAATGCTGTCACACAGTTTACACCCTATGAGCtgcttacaggtcgacagtttcccgGACCAGCTGGCCCACTGAAACTGAAAGAGTATGAAGTAAGGTATCAGTATAAACCTTACTTTAATGaacttaaagctttggtgtcagcttttgcatcacaggtgaaaggagagacggagagtccagacggagccacaccacacacagccgagtgggtcctcctgaaggtgattaaaaggaagtggtcggagccaaggtggacaggtccttaccaggtggtggagcgcacctcccacgcggtgcggctgaaaggcaaaggagacacctgg ATAGTAGGTGAGAAAGCTACCAAGGTGCCATCCCAACAAGGAGGAAACGCGGCGCTGACTCGTAGACGGCGGCGACACGTCATCATGAAGCGTTACACAAGTCACTTTGACTTATCTTTAGACAGCCCCACCTACATAGATGCAATAGGGGTGCCCAGAGGCGTTCCTGATGAATTTAAATTGGCTGACCAGGTTGCAGCAGG TTTATGtaacaggttaattgtgtcagctaTTGAAAAGAAGGATTCAGATTTTCATCCTCCTTCATaccagatgcctctgctggcagcagaggtgcctgtGTCAGGTGATGAGGAAGCTTCGTTGTGA
- the LOC114446062 gene encoding uncharacterized protein LOC114446062, with the protein MSKILEASNLTFTHEGINMADQMGKGEPHTCQAKIEVEIKARPDLQTEPLPQAEDVFTDGCCFRKPNNELQAGYAVVRRKENEFEVVCQEEVTERQSAQRAEVLAMIAALKWSKGKRVNIYTDSAYVVGAAITELPQWQRTGFLTADEKPIKHEQEMRELLEALQEPQAVAIIKCRGHSGENTLIGRGNEAADQAAKGAAGYVSTLQMVTTEKILPELRPRLSIDVISDDQNKASPQEKTV; encoded by the coding sequence ATGAGTAAAATTTTGGAGGCGAGTAATCTCACCTTCACtcatgagggcatcaacatggcagatcAGATGGGAaaaggagagccacacacatgtcaaGCTAAGATTGAGGTTGAGATTAAAGCCAGACCAGACCTTCAGACAGAGCCCCTCCCACAGGCTGaggatgtgtttacagatgGCTGTTGCTTCAGGAAACCCAACAATGAGCTACAGGCAGGCTATGCGGTCGTTAGAAGAAAGGAAAATGAGTTTGAGGTCGTATGCCAAGAGGAGGTTACAGAGaggcagtcagcacagagagcagaagtTTTAGCTATGATAGCAGCATTAAAATGGAGCAAAGGTAAAAGAGTGAACATCTATACTGACTCAGCTTATGTTGTAGGAGCAGCCATCACAGAACTTCCCCAATGGCAGAGAACAGGGTTCCTGACTGCAGATGAGAAGCCCATAAAACATGAACAGGAGATGAGAGAGCTGTTAGAGGCTCTGCAAGAACCACAGGCAGTGGCCATTATTAAGTGTAGAGGTCATAGTGGAGAGAACACTTTGATAGGCCGAGGAAATGAGgctgcagatcaggcagcaaaaggagcagcaggatatGTAAGTACTCTTCAAATGGTAACCACAGAAAAGATACTGCCAGAACTCCGCCCTAGACTTTCTATAGACGTGATATCAGATGACCAGAATAAAGCATCACCACAGGAAAAGACAGTCTGA
- the LOC114446645 gene encoding transmembrane 4 L6 family member 5-like — MCTGKCSRCIAVSLYPLAVISIICNIVLFFPGGDVKYAKDDHITEEVKYMGGLIGGGVMVLLPALYIHLTGKQGCCGNRCGMFLSIAFAAVGVVGALYSLTVAVLGLQNGPLCKVLLVWTTPFKNSDRNYLTDNTWWSVCTEPKDIVQFNIGLFSTLLITSCLQLILCGIQMVNGLFGCLCGTCMEKGSL, encoded by the exons ATGTGTACTGGAAAATGCTCCCGCTGCATTGCTGTCTCTCTGTACCCATTGGCGGTTATTTCCATCATCTGTAACATCGTGCTGTTCTTTCCCGGTGGAGACGTTAAGTATGCCAAAGATGACCATATTACAGAAGAGGTGAAATACATGGGGGGACTCATCGGAGGGGGTGTGATG GTGTTGCTACCAGCACTTTACATTCACTTGACCGGAAAACAGGGATGTTGTGGAAATCGCTGTGGG ATGTTCTTATCAATTGCCTTCGCTGCAGTGGGTGTGGTCGGTGCTCTGTACAGCCTCACTGTTGCAGTGCTCGGTTTGCAGAATGGGCCCCTCTGCAAAGTTCTTCTCGTTTGGACAACACCATTTAAAAACAG TGACCGCAATTACCTGACCGACAATACCTGGTGGAGTGTGTGCACAGAGCCTAAGGACATTGTGCAGTTCAACATTGGACTGTTCAGCACTCTGCTGATTACAAGCTGCCTGCAGCTGATTCTCTGTGGCATTCAGATGGTCAACGGGCTCTTTGGCTGCCTGTGTGGGACCTGCATGGAAAAAGGG tCACTGTGA
- the slc25a15b gene encoding solute carrier family 25 member 15b — translation MAPHPVVQAIIDLSAGAVGGAACVFSGQPLDTAKVKMQTFPTLYRGFIDCVVSTYKQVGLRGLYQGTTPALMANIAENSVLFMSYGFCQQVIRFTAGLPDEAVLSDTQKACAGSVASIFSSLVLCPTELVKCRLQAMYEMEASGKIAKSQNTVWSVVKSIMRNEGPQGFFQGLTTTIAREVPGYFCFFGGYELTRSSFADYMKCDKEDIGVAPTMFCGGFGGACLWLVVYPMDSVKSRIQVMSMMGKQEGFFKTLMTIARTEGVRALYSGLTPTMVRTFPANGALFLGYEASRKLMMKQFDS, via the exons ATGGCTCCGCACCCGGTTGTCCAGGCCATCATTGACCTCTCCGCAGGAGCCGTAG GTGGAGCTGCATGTGTCTTCAGTGGACAGCCTCTGGACACAGCAAAGGTCAAAATGCAGACTTTCCCTACGCTTTACCGGGGTTTTATCGACTGTGTTGTGTCCACCTACAAACAAGTGGGTCTGCGCGGTCTGTACCAGGGCACCACACCAGCTCTGATGGCTAATATCGCAGAGAACTCTGTGCTCTTCATGAGCTACGGCTTCTGCCAGCAAGTCATCCGCTTCACAGCCGGACTGCCCGATGAAGCAGTGCTGAG TGACACGCAGAAAGCCTGTGCTGGCTCAGTAGCATCTATCTTCTCATCACTAGTACTCTGCCCCACCGAGCTTGTCAAGTGTCGTCTGCAAGCTATGTATGAGATGGAGGCATCGGGCAAGATTGCTAAGAGCCAGAA CACTGTGTGGTCGGTGGTGAAATCCATTATGAGGAACGAAGGGCCGCAGGGCTTCTTCCAAGGCCTGACCACCACCATAGCCAGAGAGGTACCTGGTTACTTCTGCTTCTTTGGTGGATACGAGCTCACCCGCTCGTCCTTTGCAGACTACATGAAATGTGACAAAGAAGACATAG GTGTGGCTCCGACCATGTTCTGCGGTGGTTTTGGGGGGGCGTGTCTGTGGCTGGTGGTCTATCCCATGGACTCTGTCAAATCTCGGATCCAGGTCATGTCTATGATGGGCAAACAGGAAGGCTTCTTTAAAACTTTAATGACCATCGCCCGTACTGAGG GTGTGAGGGCCCTGTACTCTGGTCTCACTCCCACCATGGTGCGTACCTTCCCTGCTAACGGAGCCCTGTTCCTGGGTTATGAGGCCAGCAGGAAGCTCATGATGAAGCAGTTTGACAGCTAA
- the LOC114446154 gene encoding transmembrane 4 L6 family member 4-like: MCTGKCSRCIAVTLYPLMLLSIICNIILFFPGWDVKYAKDGHITTEVTYMGGVIGGGLLCLIPALYIHLTGEQGCCGNRFGMLLSIIFAAIGVVGAFYSFIVALLGLTNGPLCRVESHPSIALYSEIWTTPFKDSTHSTYLNNYTQWNICIEPKDVVQFNMGLFISLMIASGLQGLLCAIQMINGLFGCLCGTCFNKEEA, translated from the exons ATGTGCACTGGAAAATGTTCCCGTTGCATTGCCGTCACTCTGTATCCACTAATGCTACTCTCCATCATCTGTAACATCATACTGTTCTTCCCCGGCTGGGACGTCAAGTACGCCAAAGACGGACACATCACTACTGAGGTGACATACATGGGGGGAGTCATCGGAGGGGGGCTGCTG tgtCTTATCCCAGCACTGTACATTCACTTGACCGGAGAACAGGGCTGCTGTGGGAATCGCTTTGGG ATGCTCTTATCAATCATATTCGCTGCGATAGGTGTGGTTGGAGCCTTTTACAGCTTCATTGTGGCACTGCTGGGTTTGACTAACGGGCCTCTCTGCAGAGTAGAAAGTCACCCCTCGATAGCACTCTACAGCGAGATCTGGACAACACCCTTTAAAGACAG CACACATTCCACCTACCTGAACAACTACACGCAGTGGAACATCTGCATAGAGCCAAAGGATGTGGTGCAGTTCAACATGGGACTGTTCATCTCTCTGATGATAGCCAGCGGTCTGCAGGGGCTGCTCTGTGCTATCCAGATGATCAACGGCCTGTTTGGCTGCCTGTGCGGAACCTGCTTCAACAAAGAG GAAGCTTGA